One Setaria viridis chromosome 7, Setaria_viridis_v4.0, whole genome shotgun sequence genomic region harbors:
- the LOC117865822 gene encoding transcription factor bHLH153, giving the protein MMMAEVANHSKRNHTDNYFSGKAVVTTSSEEFGSMTSKKPRNTSPRTSPVSPKEKKDRIGERVAALQQLVSPFGKTDTASVLQEASGYIKFLHQQLEVLSSPYMRAPPAAGAAPEDPEHYSLRNRGLCLVPVDLTLQLTQSNGADLWAPANTTRRR; this is encoded by the exons atgatgatggctGAAGTGGCCAATCACAGCAAGAGGAACCACACCGACAACTACTTCAGCGGGAAGGCCGTCGTCACCACCAGCTCGGAGGAGTTTGGAAGCATGACCTCGAAGAAGCCGAGGAACACGAGCCCGAGGACGTCTCCCGTGTCACCAAAG GAGAAGAAGGACAGGATCGGCGAGAGGGTCGCCGCGCTCCAGCAGCTAGTGTCACCGTTTGGAAAG ACGGATACGGCTTCTGTTCTGCAGGAGGCGTCAGGGTACATCAAGTTCCTGCACCAGCAACTCGAG GTCCTGAGCTCCCCTTACATGCGTGctcctccggccgccggcgctgcgCCTGAG GATCCCGAGCACTACAGCCTCCGGAACCGCGGGCTGTGCCTGGTTCCGGTGGACCTGACTCTGCAGCTGACCCAGAGCAACGGGGCCGACCTGTGGGCGCCGGCGAACACGACCAGGCGCAGGTGA